GGGCGTTTTTTATGGATAATTATGAATGAACGGAAAGGCGGGACAGGTACCGGATGGATTACAAACGGACGCCTTATTTGTATATATACCGCAGTCATGAGAATGAAAGCGGACTGTGTTCACTGGAGCTGGATGTTTTATTGCAGGGAGATGTTCTGTCCCCAGGGGTAATTATTGCCCGGGAAAAGATCAACCCTGGCCGAAGTCCGTTTATTTCGGGCAGAATCGACATTTTATGTGCTTCGGATTCGATGGATACCATCGCGGCGTTTGCCGGGGGGGTTGAGTTTGGAGCAGGAGAGACCTTTAAGCTGTTCTGTCCGAAGGAAGGGGGCGGAACTTATGAAGAACGCAGAGAACTGGAGAAAACAGTCGGCCGTCATATGACCGGCACGGCCGATATGCGGTCGCCAGACCGCGTATTCGGTTTGGTCATACATGAGGGCGTCATTATGCTTGGCGAGTACCATGAGAGCGACAGGAGCTGGCAGCGGCGAAAGCTTAAACCGCATAACTATTCGACGGGGCTTGGCGTGGCGCTGT
This region of Paenibacillus sp. URB8-2 genomic DNA includes:
- a CDS encoding TRM11 family SAM-dependent methyltransferase produces the protein MDYKRTPYLYIYRSHENESGLCSLELDVLLQGDVLSPGVIIAREKINPGRSPFISGRIDILCASDSMDTIAAFAGGVEFGAGETFKLFCPKEGGGTYEERRELEKTVGRHMTGTADMRSPDRVFGLVIHEGVIMLGEYHESDRSWQRRKLKPHNYSTGLGVALSRSVANIAAPRPEGLRILDPCCGMGNVLIEGLSMGMDMTGCDLNPLAVRGARGNLRHFGYPEHIVTLGDMRNLSGCYDAAVLDMPYNLCSVLSPADTREMLEALRRLTGRAVIISTQPVEESIAAAGFELKGGCTVSKGTFKRSLWLCR